A genomic region of Tsukamurella pulmonis contains the following coding sequences:
- a CDS encoding cystathionine beta-synthase — MRIAGHVSELIGDTPLVRLNSVVKPGSGLVAAKIEYLNPGGSSKDRIAVKMIDAAEESGELKPGGTIVEPTSGNTGVGLAIVAQQRGYKCVFVCPDKVSEDKRNVLKAYGAEVVVCPTAVAPEHPDSYYNVSDRLTREIPGAWKPNQYSNPNGPASHYETTGPEIWRDTEGTVTHFVAGVGTGGTITGTGRYLKEVSGGKVKVIGADPEGSVYSGGTGRPYLVEGVGEDFWPTAYDPDIPDEIIAVSDADSFEMTRRLAREEGLLVGGSCGMAVVAALRVAERDPDAVVVVLLPDGGRGYLSKIFNDKWMSSYGFLRAPLDPKEQEALVGDILRGKKGELPDLVHTHPSETIRDAIEILAEYNVSQMPVVGAEPPIMAGEVAGAVTERELLSAVFEGRAELADPVSKHMGPAFPLIGAGEPLSAANAALRESDALMVIDDGKPVGVITRHDVLNFLSHGK, encoded by the coding sequence ATGCGTATCGCAGGACACGTCAGCGAGTTGATCGGCGACACCCCACTGGTGCGACTCAACTCCGTGGTGAAGCCCGGATCCGGCCTGGTCGCGGCCAAGATCGAGTACCTCAACCCCGGCGGGTCCAGCAAGGACCGGATCGCGGTGAAGATGATCGACGCCGCGGAGGAGTCGGGCGAGCTCAAGCCCGGCGGCACCATCGTCGAGCCCACGTCGGGCAACACCGGCGTCGGCCTCGCGATCGTCGCGCAGCAGCGCGGCTACAAGTGCGTCTTCGTCTGCCCGGACAAGGTCAGCGAGGACAAGCGCAACGTACTCAAGGCCTACGGCGCCGAGGTCGTCGTGTGCCCGACCGCCGTCGCGCCCGAGCACCCGGACTCCTACTACAACGTCTCCGACCGGCTCACCCGGGAGATCCCCGGCGCCTGGAAGCCGAACCAGTACTCCAACCCCAACGGCCCCGCCTCGCACTACGAGACCACCGGCCCCGAGATCTGGCGCGACACCGAGGGCACGGTCACGCACTTCGTGGCAGGCGTCGGCACCGGCGGCACCATCACCGGCACCGGCCGCTACCTCAAGGAGGTCTCCGGCGGGAAGGTCAAGGTGATCGGCGCCGATCCCGAGGGCTCCGTCTACTCCGGCGGCACCGGCCGCCCGTACCTCGTCGAGGGCGTGGGCGAGGACTTCTGGCCCACCGCCTACGACCCCGACATCCCCGACGAGATCATCGCCGTCTCCGACGCCGATTCCTTCGAGATGACCCGCCGCCTGGCCCGCGAGGAGGGCCTGCTCGTCGGCGGCTCCTGCGGCATGGCCGTCGTCGCCGCGCTGCGCGTCGCCGAGCGCGACCCCGACGCCGTCGTCGTCGTGCTGCTGCCCGACGGTGGCCGCGGCTACCTGTCGAAGATCTTCAACGACAAGTGGATGAGCAGCTACGGCTTCCTGCGCGCCCCGCTGGATCCGAAGGAGCAGGAGGCCCTCGTCGGCGACATCCTGCGCGGCAAGAAGGGCGAGCTGCCCGATCTGGTGCACACGCACCCGTCGGAGACGATCCGCGACGCCATCGAGATCCTCGCCGAGTACAACGTCTCGCAGATGCCGGTGGTGGGCGCTGAGCCGCCGATCATGGCCGGAGAGGTGGCCGGCGCGGTGACCGAGCGCGAGCTGCTCTCGGCCGTGTTCGAGGGGCGCGCCGAGCTGGCCGACCCCGTCAGCAAGCACATGGGCCCCGCGTTCCCGCTCATCGGCGCGGGCGAGCCGCTCTCGGCCGCCAACGCCGCGCTCCGCGAGTCGGACGCCCTCATGGTGATCGACGACGGCAAGCCCGTCGGCGTCATCACCCGGCACGACGTGCTGAACTTCCTCTCCCACGGCAAGTAG
- a CDS encoding cystathionine gamma-synthase: protein MSEQKSAIDKHAAQGFSTRAIHAGYEPDPLTGAVNVPIYASSTFAQDGVGGMRGGFEYARTGNPTRRAYEANLAAIEEGTFGRGFASGMAATDTLLRATLRPGDHLIIPDDAYGGTFRLIDKVFSQWGIEHTPAPVTDVDAVRAALRPNTKLVWIETPTNPLLNIGDIEALAAVAHEGGAKLVVDNTFASPYLQTPLALGADVVLHSVTKYLGGHSDTVGGALVTNDEQLDSDFAFLQNGAGAVPGPFDVYLALRGIKTLGVRMDRHCDNAEQIVEFLSGRPEVSTVLYPGLESHPNHAVAAKQMKRFGGMISVRLAGGREAAQRFCARTEIFTLAESLGGIESLIEHPAAMTHASTAGSQLEVPEDLVRLSVGIEDIGDLIADLENAFS from the coding sequence ATGAGCGAGCAGAAGAGCGCGATCGACAAGCATGCGGCGCAGGGTTTCTCGACCCGCGCGATCCACGCCGGCTACGAGCCCGATCCGCTGACCGGTGCCGTCAACGTGCCGATCTACGCCAGCTCGACCTTCGCCCAGGACGGCGTCGGCGGCATGCGCGGCGGCTTCGAGTACGCCCGCACCGGCAACCCCACCCGCCGCGCGTACGAGGCGAACCTCGCCGCGATCGAGGAGGGCACGTTCGGCCGCGGCTTCGCCTCGGGCATGGCCGCCACCGACACCCTGCTGCGCGCCACCCTGCGCCCGGGCGATCACCTGATCATCCCCGACGACGCCTACGGCGGCACCTTCCGTCTCATCGACAAGGTGTTCTCGCAGTGGGGGATCGAGCACACCCCGGCGCCGGTCACCGATGTCGACGCGGTGCGCGCGGCGCTCCGCCCGAACACCAAGCTGGTGTGGATCGAGACACCGACCAATCCGCTGCTCAACATCGGCGACATCGAGGCGCTGGCCGCCGTCGCGCACGAGGGCGGCGCGAAGCTGGTGGTGGACAACACCTTCGCCAGCCCCTACCTGCAGACGCCGCTCGCGCTCGGCGCCGACGTGGTGCTGCACTCGGTGACCAAGTACCTGGGCGGGCACAGCGACACCGTCGGCGGCGCGCTGGTGACGAACGACGAGCAGCTCGACTCCGATTTCGCCTTCCTGCAGAACGGTGCGGGCGCGGTGCCCGGACCGTTCGACGTCTACCTCGCGCTGCGCGGCATCAAGACGCTCGGCGTGCGCATGGACCGGCATTGCGACAACGCGGAGCAGATCGTCGAGTTCCTCTCCGGCCGTCCCGAGGTGTCGACGGTGCTCTACCCGGGCCTGGAGAGCCACCCGAACCACGCCGTCGCGGCGAAGCAGATGAAGCGTTTCGGCGGCATGATCTCCGTGCGGCTGGCCGGCGGTCGTGAAGCGGCGCAGCGGTTCTGCGCGCGGACCGAGATCTTCACCCTGGCCGAGTCGCTCGGCGGCATCGAGTCGCTCATCGAGCACCCCGCCGCGATGACCCACGCCTCCACCGCCGGCTCGCAGCTCGAGGTCCCCGAGGATCTGGTGCGCCTGTCCGTCGGCATCGAGGACATCGGCGACCTCATCGCCGATCTGGAGAACGCGTTCAGCTGA